One window of Pyxicephalus adspersus chromosome 4, UCB_Pads_2.0, whole genome shotgun sequence genomic DNA carries:
- the NCBP2AS2 gene encoding protein NCBP2AS2 encodes MVLRRLLFTLLNNPQLIEKLSESRPIRRAAQITAFAVTKAQLTGKDAAQRLLRSDTVRQLSQEAGDVPRNLGDMGRKIERVKDTFIKELRTGMKEIKEIKKPDGK; translated from the coding sequence ATGGTGCTCCGTCGGCTCCTCTTCACCTTGCTGAATAACCCTCAGCTGATCGAGAAACTCTCCGAGTCCCGACCTATCCGGAGAGCCGCGCAGATCACCGCCTTCGCCGTCACTAAGGCCCAGCTGACCGGCAAGGACGCGGCACAGCGCCTTCTCCGCTCGGATACCGTCCGACAACTCAGCCAGGAGGCGGGAGACGTTCCTAGGAACCTTGGGGACATGGGCCGCAAGATAGAGAGGGTGAAGGACACGTTTATCAAGGAGCTGAGGACTGGCATGAAGGAAATCAAAGAGATAAAGAAACCAGATGGCAAGTGA
- the NCBP2 gene encoding nuclear cap-binding protein subunit 2 yields MLNALKSDSYVELSQYRDQHFKGKRDEQEKLLKQSCTLYVGNLSFYTTEEQIHELFSKSGDVKRIIMGLDKVKKTACGFCFVEYYTRADSEHAMRFINGTRLDDRIIRTDWDAGFKEGRQYGRGKSGGQVRDEYRKDYDAGRGGYGKVVQTF; encoded by the exons ATGCTGAACGCTCTGAAGAGCGACTCCTATGTGGAGCTCAGCCAGTACCGGGACCAGCATTTCAAG GGCAAAAGAGATGAGCAAGAGAAATTGTTGAAACAAAGCTGCACTTTGTATGTTGGAAACCTTTCATTTTATACAACAGAAGAACAGATTCATGAATTGTTCAGCAAGAGTGGAGATGTGAAAAGGATCATAATGGGTctggataaagtaaaaaaaactgcctgcgGATTCTGCTTTGTGGA ATATTACACCAGGGCAGATTCTGAGCATGCCATGAGATTTATCAATGGAACTCGCTTGGATGACCGGATTATCAGAACAGATTGGGATGCTGGCTTCAAAGAAGGAAGGCAATATGGACGTGGCAAATCAGGTGGTCAG GTCAGAGATGAGTATCGTAAAGATTATGATGCAGGAAGGGGAGGCTATGGTAAAGTTGTACAGACATTTTGA